Genomic segment of Ranitomeya imitator isolate aRanImi1 chromosome 6, aRanImi1.pri, whole genome shotgun sequence:
GTCCCAGCCAACTGACGTGATGGAGTTAGAAATAACCATTTAGCTTTACTCACATATAATCCATGAATTAATCTGGCAGCGCATTCATCTGACGTACACTCTTCTATGTATGTATTGTCCTCCTACATTTGCCATAAACAACATTATTTCTCGTATGTTTCAGGGCGGCTGCGGCACAAAGATCTGGCAATTTTAAAGCTGAAATCGTTCCTGTGACCACTTCATTCACAGATGATCAGGGCAACACGACCACTATAACCGTGACCGAGGATGAGGGGGTTAGGCCAAACACCACATTGGAGGGGCTTGCCAAACTTAGACCAGCATTTAAGGATGATGGAAGCACGACCGCGGGTGAGTGCAGACCACCTTTCCACGGCGACATATTAGAATGACAGAGGGAAGTTAGAAATGTCTCCTTTCTTCCGGATGTGATTTAATGAAGAGTAACTTCCTGAGCGACACAGATTAATCTCATAGAAAGGGACTAATCCGCATGTTGACCCATGGCAGCTCAAATGGCAAATTTCAGGCCAAATATGTGTCATATTTTTATTAAAGACATACCGGTACCTTTATTTGCCACGTGATTTGGTTAAAAGGCTGAACATCGTAGAATCGCCTCCTGTTATTACCAGGAGAATCGGCTTCATATGTCTCGGTATGGATAACTGTTGGAAGTTTAATGGATACGTATGACGACCCTAATGGTTTCCCCTTTCCATCCCCGCAGGCAATGCCAGCCAAGTGAGTGATGGAGCTGCTGCAGTTATATTGGCCAAACGCTCAGCCGCTGTCCAGCTGGGGCTCCCCATAATGGGGGTGTTAAAGTCGTTTGCTGTGGTTGGGGTTCCCCCTGACATTATGGGAGTAGGACCTGCATATGCCATACCAGCGGCATTAGAGAAGGCAGGTAAGGTTTCACGCATTGTGGCTTCATATCAGGGGACTCTTGCTTCTTTCATCttttaaaaatggtaaaaaaaaaaaatgtatcattgGGGTTGTCCTAGTTTAATTTAATTGACCGTGACTAGTTCATGTGCATCTACCATGTTGTGAAAGTCGGGAGTTTAGGATTTATCCCCTGGAGCGCTGTCACCTAATGGCTAACACTCATACATACAGGGGCAGGAGAGGGTAGAGGACATCCACCAGTAGGATAGGTCGGCCTATTGGAGAGTGCAAGTCCCAAATTGTGCTCCAGATGACTACTGGGATAGCAAAGCATGTGAGGAATCGCACCCATCCTATACGTCTGTAGTGAGGTAGCTCTCCTCCAGAAgatgtaaaccaggggtgtcaaactgcattcctcgagggccgcaaaccatgtgtgttttcaagatttcctgagcattgcacaaggtgctgtaatcattatgtgtgtaggtgattatattatcacctgtgcagtacaaggaaatcctgaaaacatgacctgtttgcagccctcgaggaatgcagtttgacacccctgatgtaaacTATGGTGCCATCTGTGGGTAGCTGTCTTGTATGTAGCTTCTTAACGTAGTATTTTCATTTAAAAATGGGTtagataaaacaatttttttttatttcaggcctcACGGTTCATGATATAGATGTGTATGAAATTAATGAAGCTTTTGCCAGTCAGGTACGTGCTTTCATCGACATTAATGTATCCTGTTTGGACTCTGTCACCTTTTTTAAGTTGTGGTCAAATTATTGATTTTTAATTGACAACTGATTAAAATTTCTCAGatttgaaaaataagaaaaaattctcCATTCCGTCAGTCCGCGAGGATCAGACCGCACTTGGAGGTCATCAGAGTGCAGATCCAAACACATGAATGGCCAAGTGAGATCTGATAATTGGATGCGATTCATGCATGCTGCAGTTTTATTTTCTTGGACAAACTTGGTCCtaggaaaaaatcagacatgtgcacggcccaTTAGAATAACATGGGGATGAGTGCAATTTGTCAAAACAGATCGCACTCATCCGCTTTTGACGGTCGAGCAGGTCCATTTGCACCCTGACTTTTTAGGGTAGTGTTATATGTAGCATTTGGGAGACAGGCGCAACTTGGGCGCTAAAAGAAAGTCACAGCTGCTTTCTTCAGAGTTATTTGAAATCCATTTAAACTTGCTTTCATGTAATATGACAGGCAGATCTCAGCCTTCTGGACCATGTAATCCACTTGCGGACACAGAAAGGGTCCTTGTGcaggaacaatatatgggccctttgcagcccaataaaTAGCTCCTAAAAATGCATAATTGCACCTGGTTTGAAGGTAAAAATGGGCCCTTTACCTGTTGGGCCCGTGTGCGGCCGTGTGAAATGTCCTCTCCTGGTATAGTCATTGTATCCAGTGAGTGGAATATTTAGTGGCGCGGTCCTTCTTCAGGCACGGGCATCCTATTTTAGATGATCATATTTCCCAGCTGTTCACATTCTCAGTCCCTTATCGCTAAACTCCGGATTTTTGTCTTCTGCAGGCCGTGTATTGTGTAGAGAAATTAGGAATCCCATTGGAGAAAGTTAATCCCAATGGAGGAGCCATAGCACTTGGACATCCCCTAGGCTGCACAGGAACCCGGCAGACGGTCACGTTACTCAATGAGCTGAAGCGGAGGGGGAAACGGTACGTTTTCTTTCCAATAGCCTTTTATTAATCTGTTCCCAATTTTATCGCATTAGTGATCTTCGAGCCTCTGACTAACTCCACACACTTTGTTTTGCAGGGGTTACGGTGTTGTGTCCATGTGCATTGGCACTGGCATGGGAGCGGCTGCTGTGTTCGAGTATCCTGGGAACTAAAGGCTGTAATAATCCAAGCCTTGTCTGATCAGATTCTCACCCGCCATACTTTTCCTAATCACTGGTTTCATTTTGTACTATGTCTACATGAGTACAAATGCGCTTATAGCGCTCTCGCCGCTAACAGGTCTTGAATAATATGGAGTTATAAAACCTTAAATGGCCCTTGAAATTGACCATTAATACCCCCATTAACCATTTATCACCACATTACATTCCCAGGACTCCTGACATCATGGTCTTACATTAAATCATGATTATTTACGGAAGGGCTAGATAGACTGTGCTAAAGGGGTTTCTCGGATATATAATCTTTTAATTTCTAGGTTTTCTCTGCTTCAAAAACAAAATAATTTGCTTACACCCTCTGCTGCCCTTGGTTTTTTATCTAGACAGCTGCAGGCAATCACTCAGCTTAGCGGTCATGACTATGTTGTCAGTATATCACTCAgcttggtgattggctgcagtggtcacatcttatgctgctgtcacactatcattatttggtcagtattttacatcagtatttgtaagccaaaaccaggagcgggtgataaacgcagaagtggtgcatatgtttctattatactttccctctgattgttccactcctggttttggcttacagatactgatgtaaaatactgaccaaatactgctagtgtgacggcagcctaatagtcatGATATCACTGCTGCAGCCATGTCAATAAAGACCAGGGGAAGAGACCGCTGGAGCAGTTGGGGTCGGGGTTATCACTTATTTTATTTAAGCAGAAGATTCTTAGAAAACAAGATAAAtatcttggaaaacccctttaaaattcaGATTTTAGCTGTAAATTGAATGATTCTATGTTCACACCTATAATTATTCCAGAGGATCCGAACAGTTGGGAGATCTGATAGTTGCTGCTTACAATGGGCTTTTTTTTTAGTctaattattttttacatgaatctgAAATTCTAATTCTTGCTGCACATACGATCTTGTGTCGCCTCCTGCTGTATAATATTCTGAATGTTTTTGTTACTAATTGTAAAAAGATAAACAAATACTTTTTTAATAGTTGATTACAAATAAACATAATTTTCCTGTTTCCATATCTCCCAATCATTTCTGTGGAAAGTGACTGCACTGTCGACAAAGCACAGGAGTCACTTTAATAGCAGGTGATGCTTCCAGCAATCCGAGCCTCCTGAGACCATCAACCTCCATAGAGGCAACCGATCTcggttttgcacttttttttttttttttgtaattctgttTATTGAATTTATAACAGTTAACAAGGCAAATGGACAGTAATAACAAATTCTCATAACCTTTGTCCCTCCCCATACCCTCCCCAAAAGCCTTTTCTCTGCGTGCACACAACATTCGAGATATGTTATGGAATTTGTGTGTGACCACCTATCCGCTGTAGTAAATACCATTGGGTGTTTTCAAATTGGGCTCTCAGCTTTTCCCTAgtctctagagcagtgttccccaactccggtcctcaagagccaccaacaggtcatgttttcaggatttccttagtattgcacaggtgatggaattgttgcctgtccatgtgatgcaattatcacctgtgcaatactaagaaaatcctgaaaacatgacctgttggtggctcttgaggactggagttggggacccctgctctagaggaaGAGACGGAATAAAAAGAGACCATGTAGTCAGGAATTTACCGGACATCTTTTCCTTATTGGTCAATGCATCCATCCACTCCATTCTGAATAGGAACATAATCTTAGTATGTATAACATAGAGTGGTGGGATCATTGGGCTCAATTATTGTTGCAATATGCTTTTCCTAGTTGCCAAAGCCCAAATCATAAGTGTTGCTTTGATATGTTTGGGCAATTTGTGATGAGCCTCTTCTAAGATGTTAAAAATGGCCCATTGTGGTGTAAGCGTGAAACTGATCCCACACAGTCTCTGCAGCTCATCATGGATGGTGCCCCGTAGCTCCTGAATCTTCGAACAACTCCATAGGTGGTGATATATATCAGTGTTACGTGTTTTGCATTTGgcatcatagaaaaattagttggcgcaccacaatgatatcaaataaataaatatatattgggggtgcaaaacaatggctcATACGCAGaacagataataaacaagaaaagaaaagccactataatgtatgcacaccaccaaaagttataataagtcacacaagctttattcgtaacatataaaaacaattaaaaccatacacacaaaactccctccatatacgtgtgcccaacacacaatacttccatatagtagtggaaaacatgcattaaatatggcagataatgaaatagtatacacatataaataattactggcaaagccgccctgtcctgatcagcaaaagatatatctgtcaatagcaaaaccctgtcaggctgcagcttacccacagcaaatagtcctcctggtatgtaatgagtagggcacatgcaaatatgGCCAAATAATTACCTGTCCGGAgcataagaggggaacatgctgcggcagctagaaggtgatccagacagaaggctcacaaaatatagagaccatatagcaaggactgggcagccagcaagtgaagggcaacggaggaCAGGTGACAGCCGTGCGCCttcttcctatttggggtaattatttggccatatttgcatgtgccctactcattacataccaggaggactatttgctgtgggtaagctgcagcctgacagggttttgctattgacagatatatcttttcctgatcaggacagggcggctttgccagtaattatttgtgtatactatttcattatctgccatatttgatgcatgttttccactactatatggaagtattgtgtgttgggcacacgtatatggagggagttttgtgtgtatggttttaattgtttttatatgttaccaataaagcttgtgtgacttattataacttttggtggtgtgcatacattatagtggcttttcttttcttgtttattatgtgTTTTGCATTTGGAACACAAGTAAATAGTAGAAGGAGACATCCTAGACTGCAAATAAGGTGTGATGTAGGCCCTATGTAAAATTAAAAGAGCCATGTAAGTGTAGCTACTATATGACAAAAATTTTCTTTGCGCTGTAGTAGCATTAAGGAGATCCTCTGCCCCTAAGCCTGGAAGGTCTTTTGACCATTTTGCTAATCCTGTAGTTTTTCCTTCCCATGACCATTTTTTGCGTAACACCGAGTAAATGCTACTTATAGAGGCCGGTTGAGATCTTGCATTTCTAATAAAGCCGTCCAGGTTGatcctcccctcccccaccccaccgGTCGGCAAGCACTTTTGTACTAAGTTGCGTGCCTGAAGGAATAGGAAAGGATTGTTACCAAATAATGGGAAATGCAGCGAGGCTGTTTCAAAAGAGAACACAGAAAAATTAAGGTCCAGCAGATCTATTACTTGCTTACATCCCTGAGCGGCCAAGTGTTTATAGAAGGATGGTGTAGTACCCCTCAAAAATCCAGGATCACCGAGAAATGGTTGGTATGGGGACAGACCAGCTCGTAGTTTACAAAGCCTTCTACAGCGTCTCCAAGTCAGTATCGTTTGCCACAACGACGGGTGTTCCTGTATCTCCGCCGGAAGCCCCTCTCCACTCAGATGCAACAATGCCGACAACGAGATATGTGGACAGATTTGTTGTTCCAGGCCAACATTAGCGAAATGAGATATACCCCTTATCCAATCAATGGCATATCTAAAGTTAGCTGCCAGGTCCTATGTCAGAGAAATTAATTCCGCCCTCTGCCCTCGTCGCCTGCAACTTTAGGTTTTGCACTTTTGATATCTTCAGGGATGTGCTGATGAGCACCTAATGACAGTTGCATTTGTTCTTCAATTATTGAACCCACAGCGTAGAGTTTACAAATAACATCTACTGCTACCAAATATGGGTCCATGTGACGGGGTCAACATCCGCAAGGTCTCTGTGAACCCACCCGGGGACAATGGCTGTAAAGCAATGCATAATATAGTGGTGCTGTATAAAcgagtataaaaaaatatataaatgtaacaAAAACTAAAAGCATTAAAAAAACTTTATAATTGCAATATAATCTGCTCCTGCTATATTTGAGTTAATATCCatctttttttttcctgaaacGTACAGGGTGTCATTTATTTGGCTAAAAATGATTGCACGACTCAAACGTACAAGAAATTCGTCACCATGCCGTCTACAGTATAAATTATGTtacattttattttaaaaatacAGAAATGAATTGTAGAAAAGGCTTTGCAGCTATGCATTCAGTAACGCCTCATGTTTCTCATCATAGGATCCTCGTCCTTTAATGTGTAACTTCAGTGCCTTCTCGCCCAGCATACCGTGCACCGTGACTACAGTCTCGTAGTATTTGTTTGTCCTATCAGGGTAAAATATAACAGTTGTCATATTATACAGTATACATTTACATAAAAAGCGCGTTGGAAATAAAGACCCCCATGTACATTACACCAATGTCGGATGAAACCACCAATATCTCTGGATGCAACTGACACTAATGCGGCCAACTGATTGTCATCTTCCCCGACAATCGGACATGTTCGATGAGCAAGGTAAAGCACTAGAATTGGGACATCTAATGTGATGCGCcagttctggggcagctgcgggcttctATTTTTTTGGCTGGATATGGGCCATTAACCATGGATCGTCCAAGCCTGAtaacacattgatggtaaaaacggacacacgggacCATAAACTGATGACGCTTTTTTTTCCACGTGCGTGCTTAACCTTAGACATATGAGGCCTTAGGCAGGCTTCAGAAGGCAGCAATAAATATCTGCCTAGTAATGTAGATTGTGGACAGGACTGACTCCTTGTGCTTGTCCGCATTGTGGACAGGTGCTGGAGCTGCTGTTATACGCACTATTCTAGTGCCTGCGGCAATTTTTCCCAAATAGACCCCTGGTGTAAGTGAGGCCTGGAGTAAATCACAGGGACAATGCCGGCTTACCTTGCTGTGAAAGTCAGCAATAGCATCTCCTTACTGGATGAAGTGTGGCTGACGTGTGGATGCAGTATCCCACTGGTGGGGGAGATGGAAAATATATCTTGTCCACTGTTTCTTTCCCGTTTGTCTGGAAGTAAGAATAAAGGTTTTTTATTGTCTGTGTTATTATAGCACTCTACATCAAAATGGGTCAGGAGATTGAAGAAAAGAACTTTTTGTCTAGGGTCACGTGCATTTTTATTTTACTTCCCCATCACCACTACCACCCTATGAAAGCATACATCACACACTAACAATTGCACAGACCCGCTTTCACATCATTGTGGAAGTAAAATCCAAAAAGGCGATTTTAAAAATCATTAAATCACAATGAGTTGGCTAGAagacaaataataaaataaataacaaaccCATGTGCTCCAGACCTTCACCTTCTACTTTTACTTTTAGTTGCAAAACTTAAATTTTAGCCTTTTTCTAATGGTATTCAATGTTAACAGTTCTCTGCATTAACTGGTACAATATTTACCCAGTAAAGCAGTCCAGAAACTTTTTGATCCACTTCTGTTCATCAGAAAAACTTCTTGTGTCCTTGTTTGCCCGACAAAGCAGGTCCCGAAATCCACAGTATCAGAGGAGAGCTGTAATACCGGCATGGTGAGGTACGCGCTCAAGGGGACTTGCTGCAGGATATAATTGTGGGGGGTCAGCAGAGGGCTGGATGTAACTGAATAATGTATTAGTGATCATATGAAAAGTCAATAGAAAAGTGACCTGAGAGCTGTTATTGCTGTACTCTATGATTAATTGATGGGTAAAGTGCAGCTTCTTCTCGCCATTCTCTGACTGAAGGATTTTAACACCGGGCAGCATCTGACCATCCGGCAGGTTCTGGTACGTCAGTAGTTCCAGGGTTGTGCAAAATGACACCTTGATCTATGCAAGGAAAGCATTCCTAGTGTTAATTTTTAGGATTTACCCATCTATAGAGAATATTACGTATGGTGGTCTGTATAGGAAGAACACATTATACTACTGCACGCCATCAGTTATTCTTATTTatgtagcactaacatattctgcagcactttacagacatcatcgctgtccAACTTAtgactcacaatctacattccctatcagtatgtctggagtgtgggaagaaactgaAGAacgcggaggaaacccacacaaacacaaggagaacatacaaactccttgcagatgtttgccATGGTGAAATTTGAACTACTGAGCCACTGTACTTTAAGGGTATGTACTTAGATCAGCCATGACCCCCATAGGATAGGGCATAACTttctgatcactgggggtctgactgctggggacCACGGATCAATACCAAGAAGGGGCTCTGAAGATCTTGCGATTTAGTAGCCAAATCAACTCCTTGAACTCTATATCTTGTTTCTCAAACCATTCCAAAAAATTATTTGCAGTATGAAATGATCCTGCTGAAAAAGACTGCTGCCGATAACTATACAGTCATCACGAAGGAGTGAACTTGTTCTTTAGGTAGCAGGTACATAGTAAGGCTccattcacactagcgtcggaatctccccgtcgcaatgcgtcggggagagattccgacgctagcgtttgctgcattgcacaatgggtgcagcggatgcatttttccggcgcatccgctgccccattgtgaggtgcggggaggtgggggcggagttccggccgcgcatgcgcggtcggaaaaagcggtccgtcaggagaaaaaaatgttacatgtagcgtttttttctcccgacggtccgcaaaagcacgacgcatccgtcgcaagacggatgcgaagtgtggcaatccgtcgcaaatgcgtcgtcaatagaagtctatggggaaaaaacgcgtcctgcaagcacttttgcaggatgcgttttttctgcaaaacgacgcattgtgacggattaaaaaaaaacgctagtgtgaaagtagcctaacatcca
This window contains:
- the ACAA1 gene encoding 3-ketoacyl-CoA thiolase, peroxisomal, which gives rise to MHRVRVVLGHLPGTPRGIRAETTSVTSDRSQDIVIVHGRRTPICKAKRGGFKETTPDELLSSVMTAVLKDVNLKPQLLGDICVGNVLQPGGGALVARIAQFLSGIPETVPLCSVNRQCSSGLQAIINIAGGIRNGSYDIGLACGVESMSLRSVGNPGDLSPRTVDESKARDCLIPMGITSENVAERFGITRQKQDEFSLVSQKRAAAAQRSGNFKAEIVPVTTSFTDDQGNTTTITVTEDEGVRPNTTLEGLAKLRPAFKDDGSTTAGNASQVSDGAAAVILAKRSAAVQLGLPIMGVLKSFAVVGVPPDIMGVGPAYAIPAALEKAGLTVHDIDVYEINEAFASQAVYCVEKLGIPLEKVNPNGGAIALGHPLGCTGTRQTVTLLNELKRRGKRGYGVVSMCIGTGMGAAAVFEYPGN